A region of Polyangiaceae bacterium DNA encodes the following proteins:
- a CDS encoding adenylate/guanylate cyclase domain-containing protein, protein MDQKDLGRSATRLWKLIAERARTGADVERIDERIWDLFGEEWAVMFTDLAGFSRNVEEFGILHFLQVIWEHQELLAPVIADHDGLLLKTEGDSLMLLFRSPHRALDCALAMQRACAQVNQRRKPEDQILLCVGIGFGRVLRIGDEDVWGQEVNAAAKLGEDTAKAGEILVTAGLHAALGGDASLRFEPIGKVTGSERNYRWLPQER, encoded by the coding sequence ATGGACCAGAAGGACCTCGGCCGGAGCGCCACCCGCCTCTGGAAGCTGATCGCCGAACGCGCACGAACGGGCGCCGACGTCGAGCGCATCGACGAGCGGATCTGGGATCTGTTCGGCGAGGAGTGGGCGGTGATGTTCACGGATCTCGCCGGCTTCTCCCGCAACGTGGAGGAGTTCGGCATCCTCCACTTCCTCCAGGTGATCTGGGAGCACCAAGAGCTGCTCGCGCCGGTCATCGCCGACCACGACGGTCTCTTGCTCAAGACCGAGGGCGACAGCCTGATGCTGCTGTTCCGCAGCCCGCACCGCGCCCTGGACTGCGCGCTCGCGATGCAACGCGCCTGCGCGCAGGTGAACCAGCGCCGCAAGCCCGAGGATCAGATCCTGCTCTGCGTCGGCATCGGCTTCGGGCGCGTGCTGCGCATCGGCGACGAAGACGTGTGGGGCCAGGAGGTCAACGCGGCGGCCAAGCTCGGCGAGGACACCGCCAAGGCCGGCGAGATCCTGGTCACCGCCGGCCTGCACGCCGCCCTCGGCGGCGACGCGTCGCTGCGCTTCGAGCCGATCGGAAAGGTGACCGGCTCGGAGCGCAACTACCGCTGGCTCCCGCAGGAGCGTTGA
- a CDS encoding cystathionine gamma-synthase family protein: MTSAKKPEAFIQGKALRPESLMSSYGYDPKLSEGSLKCPIFQTSTFVFKSAEEGKSFFELAYGLRAPRGNESLGLIYSRLNNPDLEILEDRLTLWDDAESAAVFESGMAAISTSLFALLAPGDVILHSEPLYGGTDYLFKHVLSKFGIQALGFRAGCTTQEIESQLAASGRAEKLRMIYVETPANPTNALVDIAACAAIARAHSNESRRVLVAVDNTFLGPLWQHPLKHGADLVLYSATKYIGGHSDVIAGVCLGEKTLMQEVRAMRTFLGTMSGPWTGWLLLRSLETLKLRMTSQMKNARYVADFLADHPKVEKVHFLGHLGENDPDHAIYKRQCVAPGGMVSFSVYGGEAEAFRFLNALQLFSLAVSLGGTESLAEHPASMTHSDIPPDERARMGIGENMVRLSIGVEHPEDLIADLSQALDAV; this comes from the coding sequence ATGACCTCCGCGAAGAAGCCCGAGGCGTTCATCCAAGGCAAGGCGCTGCGCCCCGAGAGCCTGATGTCGAGCTACGGCTACGATCCGAAGCTCAGCGAGGGCTCGCTCAAGTGTCCCATCTTCCAGACCAGCACTTTCGTGTTCAAGAGCGCGGAGGAGGGCAAGAGCTTCTTCGAGCTGGCGTACGGGCTGCGCGCGCCGCGGGGCAACGAGAGCCTGGGCCTGATCTACTCGCGGCTGAACAACCCGGACCTGGAGATCCTGGAGGATCGCCTGACGCTCTGGGACGACGCGGAGAGCGCGGCGGTCTTCGAGTCGGGGATGGCCGCCATCAGCACCTCGCTGTTCGCGCTCCTCGCCCCGGGTGACGTGATCTTGCACAGCGAGCCGCTCTACGGGGGCACGGACTACCTGTTCAAGCACGTGCTCTCGAAGTTCGGCATCCAGGCGCTGGGCTTCCGAGCCGGCTGCACCACGCAGGAGATCGAGAGCCAGCTCGCGGCCAGCGGCCGCGCCGAGAAGTTGCGCATGATCTACGTCGAGACGCCGGCGAACCCCACCAACGCGCTGGTGGACATCGCCGCCTGCGCGGCCATCGCCCGGGCGCACTCGAACGAGTCGCGGCGGGTCTTGGTCGCGGTGGACAACACGTTCCTGGGACCGCTCTGGCAGCACCCGCTCAAGCACGGCGCGGATCTGGTGCTGTACTCGGCCACCAAGTACATCGGCGGTCACAGCGACGTGATCGCCGGGGTGTGCCTGGGCGAAAAGACGCTGATGCAAGAGGTCCGCGCGATGCGCACGTTCCTCGGCACGATGAGCGGGCCCTGGACCGGCTGGCTCTTGCTGCGAAGCCTGGAGACCCTGAAGCTCCGCATGACCAGCCAGATGAAGAACGCGCGCTACGTCGCGGACTTCCTCGCCGACCACCCCAAGGTCGAGAAGGTCCACTTCCTCGGCCACCTGGGCGAAAACGATCCGGACCACGCCATCTACAAGCGCCAGTGCGTCGCGCCGGGCGGAATGGTGAGCTTCTCCGTGTACGGTGGGGAGGCCGAGGCGTTCCGCTTCTTGAACGCGCTCCAGCTCTTCAGCCTGGCGGTCAGCCTCGGCGGCACCGAGTCCCTGGCCGAGCACCCCGCCAGCATGACCCACTCCGACATCCCCCCCGACGAGCGCGCTCGCATGGGCATCGGCGAGAACATGGTGCGCTTGAGCATCGGGGTGGAGCACCCGGAGGACTTGATCGCGGATCTGTCGCAAGCGCTCGACGCGGTCTGA
- a CDS encoding ester cyclase, with protein sequence MTRAGLLVGLSLSLLGGCKPLPQVSDGQSASEEKSAQSFDYRAYIEAVYNKHDPEAIDQFFSPSVKIHSVAPDAEGGEGTAYLKDLAKNLIAAFPDVKLTVDEVVQDKDRLAARVTIEGTHKGEFAGIKPTGRTVKAANFAVYRLEGGKIAEVWSLTDVAALTRQLGKK encoded by the coding sequence ATGACGCGTGCCGGACTGCTCGTGGGCCTATCGCTCTCGTTGCTCGGGGGGTGCAAGCCGCTGCCGCAGGTGTCGGACGGGCAGTCGGCGTCCGAAGAGAAATCGGCGCAGAGCTTCGACTACCGAGCGTACATCGAGGCCGTCTACAACAAGCACGACCCGGAGGCGATCGACCAGTTCTTCTCGCCCAGCGTGAAGATCCACAGCGTGGCGCCGGACGCCGAGGGCGGTGAAGGGACCGCTTACCTGAAAGATCTGGCGAAGAACCTGATCGCCGCGTTCCCCGACGTGAAGCTGACGGTGGACGAGGTCGTGCAGGACAAAGACCGCCTCGCCGCCCGCGTGACCATCGAAGGGACGCACAAGGGGGAGTTCGCCGGCATCAAGCCCACGGGGCGCACGGTGAAGGCGGCCAACTTCGCGGTGTACCGGCTGGAGGGCGGCAAGATCGCGGAGGTCTGGTCCTTGACCGACGTCGCCGCGCTCACCCGCCAGCTCGGCAAGAAGTGA
- a CDS encoding M20/M25/M40 family metallo-hydrolase, with translation MRVRLLTCWLFCLVVANAAACGSEESAKSTASGGATGTGGSGGSGGSSCGASADAAMACVDQSRLQADVTFIAAPRPPKSGHWQAVQDLCASRFEQYGFEVERQKYATGVNVIGKRAGLSQPAEQVIVSAHYDHIADCPGADDNATGVAAVLETARVLEKAKLARTLVLACWDEEEDGLIGAKAYAARAKSQGDTIVGMTSLEMIGYKSDAPNTQSVPAGFDLLFADEYAKIEANDLRADFVAIVSIDSAAPLAKAFGARAAAAGPPAVTLMLTQAQAASPLLSDLSRSDHAAFWQQGYPALMVTDTSNFRYAQYHCSAGDDVPSLLDFGFMTAVTRASVGAHLDVLGLL, from the coding sequence ATGCGCGTGCGCCTCCTGACCTGCTGGCTCTTCTGCCTCGTCGTCGCGAACGCTGCGGCCTGCGGCTCCGAAGAGAGCGCCAAGAGCACCGCCAGCGGGGGCGCGACCGGCACCGGCGGCTCCGGCGGCTCCGGCGGCTCTTCGTGCGGCGCGAGCGCCGACGCGGCGATGGCCTGCGTGGACCAATCCCGGCTGCAGGCGGACGTGACCTTCATCGCCGCCCCGCGTCCCCCGAAGAGCGGTCACTGGCAGGCGGTGCAAGATCTCTGCGCGAGTCGTTTCGAGCAATACGGCTTCGAGGTCGAGCGCCAGAAGTACGCGACCGGCGTCAACGTGATCGGCAAACGCGCCGGCCTGAGCCAGCCTGCCGAGCAGGTCATCGTCTCGGCGCACTACGACCACATCGCGGACTGCCCGGGGGCCGACGACAACGCGACAGGAGTGGCCGCCGTGCTCGAGACCGCACGCGTGCTCGAGAAGGCCAAGCTCGCCCGCACGCTGGTGCTCGCCTGCTGGGACGAGGAGGAGGACGGCCTGATCGGCGCCAAGGCCTACGCCGCCCGCGCCAAGTCCCAGGGCGACACCATCGTCGGCATGACCTCGCTCGAGATGATCGGCTACAAGAGCGACGCGCCCAACACGCAGTCCGTCCCCGCCGGCTTCGACCTGCTCTTCGCCGACGAATACGCCAAGATCGAGGCCAACGATCTCAGAGCCGACTTCGTCGCCATCGTCAGCATCGACAGCGCGGCGCCGCTGGCCAAGGCGTTCGGTGCGCGCGCCGCCGCCGCCGGGCCGCCTGCCGTGACCCTGATGCTGACCCAGGCGCAGGCCGCGAGCCCGCTGCTCTCGGATCTGAGCCGCTCGGATCACGCCGCCTTCTGGCAGCAGGGCTATCCGGCGCTGATGGTCACGGACACCAGCAACTTCCGCTACGCGCAGTATCACTGCTCCGCCGGCGACGACGTGCCGAGCCTGCTCGACTTTGGCTTCATGACCGCGGTGACGCGGGCCAGCGTGGGCGCACACCTGGACGTCTTGGGCCTCTTGTGA
- a CDS encoding AAA family ATPase, with protein MSAALTVVVGGGGVGKTTTSAALALALARQGRRTLVVTVDPARRLADALGVQIGIESCPIRIDGTELCARMPDAHKSVDLFVSWLFDDPAARARVFENGMYKELSNALAGVHELISVAFIDHELESGRYDEVVLDTAPSRHALEFLDYPGRLGRMLEAKTLEWMVGLARLAGSTLDERPDDRGLLAWGKKRVGHLVSNLVGVVAVRDIAALFAEFLPVREKWLHLVKNVERRIALPSTRYVIVTGPSGSSLDDAEYLVGELRERSLSASAVLLNRAVGAAPAWVGALEGRDVPELGEAITAYRDEYAAREAQTRAAVAALRGMLPAKTPLAALPTLKTSDPREILIALAGELGGSALVRG; from the coding sequence ATGAGCGCGGCGCTGACGGTGGTGGTGGGTGGCGGCGGCGTCGGCAAGACGACGACCTCGGCCGCGCTCGCCCTCGCCCTCGCCCGCCAGGGCCGCCGCACCCTCGTGGTCACCGTCGATCCCGCGCGCCGCCTCGCGGACGCGCTCGGCGTGCAGATCGGCATCGAGAGCTGCCCCATCCGCATCGACGGCACCGAGCTCTGCGCGCGCATGCCCGACGCGCACAAGTCGGTCGATCTGTTCGTGAGCTGGCTGTTCGATGACCCGGCCGCCCGCGCCCGCGTGTTCGAGAACGGGATGTACAAGGAGCTGTCCAACGCCCTCGCCGGGGTCCACGAGCTGATCAGCGTCGCCTTCATCGATCACGAGCTCGAGTCCGGCCGCTACGACGAGGTCGTGCTGGACACCGCCCCCTCGCGCCACGCCCTCGAGTTCCTGGACTACCCCGGGCGCCTCGGCCGCATGCTGGAGGCCAAGACGCTCGAGTGGATGGTGGGCCTGGCCAGGCTCGCCGGCTCGACCCTGGACGAGCGCCCCGACGATCGCGGCCTGCTCGCCTGGGGCAAGAAGCGCGTCGGCCACCTGGTCTCGAACCTGGTCGGCGTCGTCGCCGTCCGCGACATCGCCGCGCTCTTCGCCGAGTTCCTCCCCGTCCGCGAGAAGTGGCTCCACCTGGTGAAGAACGTCGAGCGGCGCATCGCCCTGCCCAGCACGCGCTACGTGATCGTGACCGGCCCGAGCGGCAGCTCCCTGGACGACGCCGAGTACCTGGTGGGCGAGCTCCGCGAGCGCTCGCTCTCGGCCTCCGCGGTGCTCCTGAACCGCGCCGTCGGCGCCGCGCCGGCGTGGGTCGGCGCGCTCGAAGGCCGCGACGTGCCCGAGCTCGGCGAGGCGATCACGGCCTACCGCGACGAATACGCGGCCCGCGAGGCCCAGACCCGCGCCGCCGTCGCCGCGCTCCGCGGCATGCTGCCGGCCAAGACCCCGCTCGCCGCGCTGCCCACCCTGAAGACCAGCGACCCGCGCGAGATCCTGATCGCGCTGGCGGGTGAGCTCGGGGGGTCGGCGCTCGTGCGCGGGTAG
- a CDS encoding SIMPL domain-containing protein (The SIMPL domain is named for its presence in mouse protein SIMPL (signalling molecule that associates with mouse pelle-like kinase). Bacterial member BP26, from Brucella, was shown to assemble into a channel-like structure, while YggE from E. coli has been associated with resistance to oxidative stress.), protein MNKCLLACSLVVSLAALSGCTQTAAPQAPAQSPQVVLAAPDQAGVSVTGRGEASAAPDVAYFDVGVEVDAANVAAARSGAAKAAERVLGALKQNGVDAKDLQTSSLSISPRYDHVAGRERIAGYTVTTSVTVKARNLDSVGQLIDAATSAGGNATRVQGIRFGFDDPAKLRDDARERAVADARRRADELARLSGIRLGRPITVEEVAVSQSVPTMPLESADVARMPIERGTGSVAVEVRVRWGITGA, encoded by the coding sequence ATGAACAAATGCTTGCTCGCTTGCTCGCTCGTCGTCTCCCTGGCCGCGCTCTCCGGCTGCACGCAGACCGCCGCCCCCCAGGCCCCCGCGCAGTCTCCGCAGGTGGTGCTCGCCGCACCCGATCAGGCGGGGGTCAGCGTGACCGGTCGCGGCGAGGCCAGCGCCGCGCCGGACGTCGCGTACTTCGACGTCGGCGTCGAGGTGGACGCCGCGAACGTGGCCGCCGCGCGGAGCGGCGCGGCCAAAGCGGCTGAGCGGGTGCTCGGCGCGCTGAAGCAGAACGGCGTGGACGCGAAGGATCTACAGACCTCGAGCCTCAGCATTTCGCCGCGCTACGACCACGTCGCGGGCCGCGAGCGGATCGCCGGCTACACGGTGACGACCAGCGTCACGGTCAAGGCGCGCAATCTGGACTCGGTGGGTCAGCTGATCGACGCGGCCACCAGCGCGGGCGGCAACGCGACGCGCGTCCAGGGGATTCGCTTCGGCTTCGACGATCCGGCGAAGCTCCGCGACGACGCCCGCGAGCGCGCGGTGGCCGACGCACGGCGCCGCGCGGACGAGCTGGCGCGCCTGTCCGGGATCCGCCTGGGCAGGCCCATCACGGTCGAGGAGGTCGCGGTGAGCCAGTCCGTCCCTACCATGCCACTGGAGAGCGCCGACGTGGCGCGGATGCCCATCGAGCGCGGCACCGGCAGCGTCGCGGTCGAGGTGCGCGTGCGCTGGGGCATCACCGGGGCGTGA
- a CDS encoding DUF2330 domain-containing protein, translated as MSFSRIGSLGLVLAVLVSCLLPLRDASACGMFVPNLKVKAPPSMEEERTLILWDASTRRQHFVREVRFTNTGELPFGFIVPTPARPEVNDVKNPPFDALEARFPHTLLDTPADGLGAPGSKGGGEGFGRGIAAGGAPPVQVLEKKRIGDFQSFVLSATDAKALGDWLKKNQFKASAAGQKWIERYVKLGFFFVALRYEGKKQKVDEGRALVSRAVRFSFDSPLPYYPYEEPEDAPEQRGRELQVWLVTQGFHVPLAPVAGNIRRPWSEGVRYEGEIASALGEELGALVPAGARLSTFGDWKEHRRGFGDLVLVPAEAEGCDAACVSARRPLMALLDPTLGSAPSMDAAALLVPPPAPRAPRKSAPRSQTPAIATGSPFGNSLTLGSGIGCGLGRGGADPAFLLVALAALGVARRTRRRSVTLLALGSSVAFGFACASPPPPPPPPPPPATASAVATGSPSVVAEPAPELVLPGKLEEYALPADAAERQKAVMRLLAGHHDDKLIPVWSTPGERGIGHARHTASNALGDPGEIEQRCAADPRVEGTLSYVVDSDETGATRALVKGPLPAPVLACVESMLVSAGPRIGRGVDRGFLSLGALGPDVVSLRHRIKDARLVSVRPQSGFSVKRVASTVTAGLPPAVVERVLRANFGRFRFCYERDQHPAPKGSVTLKFGIGAGGNVTSMAATTADVASTTGICIGNAVRGIGFPAPEGGRSVSVSYTMGFERVK; from the coding sequence ATGTCGTTCTCGCGCATCGGGTCTCTCGGCCTCGTCCTCGCCGTGCTCGTGTCCTGCCTGCTGCCGCTCCGCGACGCGAGCGCTTGCGGGATGTTCGTGCCGAACCTCAAGGTCAAGGCGCCGCCGAGCATGGAAGAGGAGCGCACGCTCATCCTGTGGGACGCCTCGACGCGCCGGCAGCACTTCGTGCGCGAGGTGCGCTTCACCAACACCGGCGAGCTGCCCTTCGGCTTCATCGTCCCGACGCCTGCGCGCCCCGAGGTGAACGACGTGAAGAACCCGCCGTTCGACGCGCTCGAGGCGCGCTTTCCGCATACGCTGCTCGACACGCCTGCCGACGGCCTGGGCGCTCCGGGGAGCAAGGGCGGGGGTGAGGGTTTCGGGCGCGGCATCGCGGCGGGCGGGGCGCCGCCGGTTCAGGTGCTGGAGAAGAAGCGCATCGGCGACTTCCAGAGCTTCGTGCTCTCGGCGACGGACGCGAAGGCGCTGGGGGACTGGCTGAAGAAGAACCAGTTCAAGGCCAGCGCCGCCGGTCAGAAGTGGATCGAGCGCTACGTGAAGCTCGGCTTCTTCTTCGTGGCGCTGCGCTACGAGGGCAAGAAGCAGAAGGTGGACGAAGGTCGAGCGCTGGTCAGTCGGGCCGTGCGCTTCTCCTTCGACAGCCCCTTGCCGTATTACCCCTACGAAGAGCCCGAAGACGCGCCCGAGCAGCGCGGGCGCGAGCTCCAGGTCTGGCTGGTGACGCAGGGTTTCCACGTGCCGCTCGCGCCGGTGGCCGGGAACATCCGGCGGCCCTGGAGCGAGGGGGTGCGCTACGAAGGCGAGATCGCGAGCGCGCTGGGGGAGGAGCTCGGCGCGCTCGTGCCGGCGGGCGCTCGTCTCTCGACCTTCGGTGACTGGAAAGAGCACCGGCGCGGCTTCGGCGATCTGGTGCTGGTGCCCGCCGAGGCCGAAGGCTGCGACGCGGCGTGCGTCAGCGCCCGGCGTCCGTTGATGGCGCTCCTCGACCCGACGCTCGGCAGCGCCCCGAGCATGGACGCGGCGGCGCTGTTGGTGCCGCCCCCCGCGCCACGCGCGCCGCGGAAGAGCGCGCCTCGAAGCCAGACCCCCGCCATCGCCACGGGCTCGCCGTTCGGGAACAGCCTGACGCTCGGCTCCGGCATCGGCTGCGGTCTCGGCCGGGGCGGCGCGGATCCGGCGTTTCTGCTCGTCGCGCTCGCCGCCCTCGGCGTGGCGCGCCGTACGCGCCGGCGCTCGGTCACTCTGCTCGCCCTCGGCTCGAGCGTCGCCTTCGGCTTCGCCTGCGCGTCGCCGCCGCCCCCGCCGCCGCCCCCGCCGCCGCCCGCGACGGCCAGCGCGGTGGCCACCGGCAGCCCGAGCGTCGTCGCCGAGCCGGCGCCGGAGCTGGTGCTCCCGGGCAAGCTCGAAGAGTACGCGCTGCCGGCGGACGCGGCCGAGCGCCAGAAAGCGGTGATGCGCCTGCTCGCGGGTCACCACGACGACAAGCTGATCCCGGTCTGGTCCACTCCCGGCGAGCGCGGAATCGGCCACGCCCGGCACACGGCGTCGAACGCGCTCGGTGACCCCGGCGAGATCGAGCAACGCTGCGCCGCCGACCCGCGCGTGGAGGGTACGCTGAGCTACGTCGTGGACAGCGACGAGACCGGCGCGACGCGGGCCTTGGTCAAGGGCCCGCTGCCCGCGCCCGTCTTGGCCTGCGTGGAGTCGATGCTCGTGAGCGCGGGACCCCGCATCGGGCGCGGCGTCGATCGAGGTTTCCTGTCGCTCGGCGCGCTCGGCCCCGACGTCGTGTCGCTGCGCCACCGCATCAAGGATGCGAGGCTGGTCTCGGTCCGACCCCAGTCAGGTTTCAGCGTGAAGCGCGTGGCCTCGACGGTGACCGCGGGGTTGCCGCCTGCGGTGGTGGAGCGAGTCCTGCGCGCGAACTTCGGGCGCTTCCGCTTCTGCTACGAGCGCGACCAGCACCCCGCGCCGAAGGGCTCCGTGACCTTGAAGTTCGGCATCGGCGCGGGCGGCAACGTGACCAGCATGGCCGCCACCACCGCCGACGTCGCCAGCACCACCGGGATCTGCATCGGCAACGCGGTCCGCGGGATCGGGTTCCCGGCGCCGGAGGGCGGCAGGAGCGTCAGCGTCAGCTACACCATGGGCTTCGAGCGAGTGAAGTGA
- a CDS encoding nucleotidyl transferase AbiEii/AbiGii toxin family protein: MTTIPRDWKEFLSALLSENTKFLLIGAHALAYHVEARLTEDLDVFVEPTPENAERVLRALERFGFGGSIADEGELAVPDRVFMLGVKPWRIDILTGIDGVSFDQAWQGREQVDFHGITLYVIGRAELLANKRAAGRKKDLVDVSLLEELEPED, encoded by the coding sequence ATGACGACGATCCCCCGCGACTGGAAAGAGTTCTTGTCCGCGCTTCTCTCGGAGAACACAAAATTTCTTCTGATTGGCGCGCACGCCCTCGCCTACCACGTCGAGGCGAGGCTCACTGAGGACCTCGACGTCTTCGTCGAGCCGACTCCCGAGAACGCCGAGCGCGTGCTCCGCGCGCTCGAGCGCTTCGGCTTCGGCGGCAGCATCGCGGACGAGGGCGAGCTGGCCGTTCCCGACCGCGTCTTCATGCTCGGCGTCAAGCCGTGGCGGATCGACATCCTCACGGGGATCGACGGGGTCAGCTTCGACCAGGCCTGGCAAGGCCGCGAACAGGTCGACTTCCACGGCATCACCCTGTACGTGATCGGGCGCGCCGAGCTCCTGGCGAACAAGCGTGCTGCCGGGCGCAAGAAGGATCTGGTCGACGTATCTCTGCTCGAGGAGCTCGAGCCCGAGGACTGA